The Dissulfurirhabdus thermomarina genome includes a region encoding these proteins:
- a CDS encoding phosphate/phosphite/phosphonate ABC transporter substrate-binding protein: MDEEKDDPRRRIRGRATLAALLAPVLLAAAACDRDAPAPKPARRAAGGPPLRLGLLPEQNVFRQLERYEPIGVYLARHIGRPVRFRILGRYGNLIHNFRALRLDGAFFGSFTYALARKKLGVEILARPEGLDGRSTYFGLLFARRDGGIRSARDMRGKRFVFVDRATTAGYLLPLAYFRQHGITDPAAYFAETYFSGTHEDAIMDVLEGRADVGAAKNTVFARMARENPAVERELRILATSPEVPENGLAVRSDLDPALKRKLKDVLLGMAADPEGRRLLRAFGARRFIETRDADYRPVYDYAALAGLDLEHYDYLND; encoded by the coding sequence ATGGACGAAGAAAAAGACGACCCTCGAAGGCGGATCCGCGGCCGGGCGACCCTCGCCGCCCTGCTGGCCCCGGTGCTCCTGGCGGCGGCCGCCTGCGACCGGGACGCCCCGGCGCCGAAGCCCGCCCGGCGGGCCGCCGGGGGGCCGCCCCTCCGCCTCGGCCTGCTGCCGGAGCAAAACGTCTTCCGGCAGCTCGAACGCTACGAACCCATCGGGGTCTACCTGGCCCGGCACATCGGGCGTCCCGTCCGGTTCCGCATCCTCGGCCGGTACGGGAACCTCATCCACAACTTCCGCGCCCTCCGGCTCGACGGGGCCTTCTTCGGGAGCTTCACCTACGCCCTGGCCCGGAAGAAGCTCGGCGTGGAGATCCTGGCCCGGCCGGAGGGCCTAGACGGCCGGTCCACCTACTTCGGGTTGCTCTTCGCGCGCCGGGACGGCGGCATCCGCTCCGCCCGCGACATGCGGGGCAAGCGGTTCGTCTTCGTGGACCGCGCCACCACCGCCGGGTATCTCCTCCCCCTGGCCTACTTCCGGCAGCACGGCATCACCGACCCCGCCGCCTACTTCGCCGAGACCTACTTCTCCGGCACCCACGAGGACGCCATCATGGACGTCCTGGAGGGCCGGGCCGACGTGGGCGCGGCGAAGAACACCGTGTTCGCCCGGATGGCCCGGGAGAACCCGGCCGTGGAGCGGGAACTGCGGATCCTGGCCACCTCCCCGGAGGTCCCGGAAAACGGCCTCGCCGTGCGGTCGGACCTCGACCCGGCGCTCAAGCGGAAGCTGAAGGACGTCCTGCTCGGCATGGCCGCCGACCCCGAGGGGCGGCGCCTGCTCCGGGCCTTCGGGGCCCGCCGGTTCATCGAGACCAGGGACGCCGACTACCGGCCGGTCTACGACTACGCCGCGCTGGCCGGCCTCGACCTCGAGCACTACGACTACCTGAACGACTGA
- the glk gene encoding glucokinase produces MKVLAGDIGGTNARLAVVSEGRILFERWYPARDFPDFETVMGRFASEWGRPLPDLGCLAVAGAVQDNRVRATNLPWTIDGDELASRFGLSALRLANDFEAAAAGVLALAPEDLVQLGGGPPEPDRPKAVLGPGTGLGQAILVPCRGRYEVVPTEGGHADFAPPDAEAAGLLAALADRYGHVSVERVLSGPGLVETYRYFFRAAEEAGVPPLRDPAEISRAGMEGSDPTARRALDLFRRVLAAEAGNLALRCLAGGGVYLAGGIAPKILPVLREPAFRRAFEAKGRMAGLLARIPVFVVVHPAVGLVGAARLAAAGPEQAPARAETA; encoded by the coding sequence GTGAAGGTCCTGGCCGGGGACATCGGGGGCACCAACGCCCGGCTCGCCGTGGTGTCGGAAGGGCGGATCCTCTTCGAGCGATGGTACCCCGCCCGGGACTTCCCGGACTTCGAGACGGTCATGGGCCGTTTCGCCTCGGAATGGGGCCGCCCCCTGCCCGACCTCGGATGCCTCGCCGTGGCGGGCGCGGTGCAGGACAACCGCGTCCGGGCCACCAACCTCCCCTGGACCATCGACGGCGACGAGCTGGCGTCCCGGTTCGGCCTCTCGGCCCTCCGGCTCGCCAACGACTTCGAGGCGGCCGCCGCCGGGGTCCTGGCCCTGGCGCCGGAGGACCTGGTCCAGCTGGGCGGCGGCCCGCCGGAACCGGACCGGCCCAAGGCCGTCCTCGGTCCCGGGACCGGCCTCGGCCAGGCCATCCTCGTCCCCTGCCGCGGGCGGTACGAGGTGGTTCCCACCGAGGGCGGCCACGCCGACTTCGCCCCCCCGGACGCCGAGGCGGCGGGCCTCCTGGCGGCCCTGGCGGACCGGTACGGCCACGTGAGCGTGGAACGGGTCCTGTCCGGGCCCGGGCTGGTGGAGACCTACCGCTACTTCTTCCGGGCGGCGGAAGAAGCCGGCGTCCCGCCCCTCCGGGACCCGGCCGAGATCAGCCGCGCCGGGATGGAAGGCTCGGACCCGACCGCCCGGCGGGCGCTCGACCTCTTCCGCCGGGTGCTGGCGGCCGAGGCCGGCAACCTGGCCCTCCGCTGCCTGGCCGGGGGCGGCGTCTACCTGGCCGGCGGCATCGCCCCGAAGATCCTCCCCGTCCTCCGGGAACCGGCCTTCCGCCGCGCCTTCGAGGCCAAGGGCCGGATGGCCGGGTTGCTGGCCCGCATCCCGGTCTTCGTGGTGGTCCACCCGGCCGTCGGCCTGGTGGGGGCAGCGCGGCTCGCCGCGGCCGGACCGGAACAGGCCCCCGCACGGGCGGAAACGGCCTGA
- a CDS encoding Mut7-C RNAse domain-containing protein — translation MRAEAPRFLADAMLGRLARWLRLLGVDCAYLPHLPDAALLALARCEGRILVTRDRELARRAGAHGCLLAETEIGAELRRVVTRFGLPAAPAFTRCLRCNRPVRPVHPAAARPFLPPAVGAGASPFTRCPACRRLYWRGGHARRAAARLEAMLGGTERGKA, via the coding sequence ATGCGGGCCGAAGCACCTCGCTTCCTCGCCGACGCCATGCTCGGGCGCCTGGCCCGCTGGCTCCGCCTGCTCGGCGTGGACTGCGCCTACCTCCCCCACCTCCCCGACGCGGCCCTCCTCGCCCTCGCCCGGTGCGAAGGCCGCATCCTGGTGACCCGCGACCGGGAGCTGGCCCGGCGGGCGGGGGCGCACGGCTGCCTCCTCGCCGAGACGGAGATCGGCGCGGAGCTCCGCCGGGTGGTCACCCGGTTCGGCCTCCCCGCGGCCCCGGCCTTCACCCGATGCCTCCGGTGCAACCGCCCCGTCCGCCCCGTCCATCCCGCGGCGGCCCGCCCCTTCCTGCCGCCCGCCGTGGGCGCCGGTGCGAGCCCCTTCACCCGCTGTCCCGCCTGCCGCCGCCTCTACTGGCGCGGCGGCCATGCCCGGCGGGCCGCGGCCCGCCTCGAGGCGATGCTGGGCGGTACCGAGCGGGGGAAGGCGTGA
- a CDS encoding Rne/Rng family ribonuclease translates to MPAELVVNAAPYETRVALVENGTVVELHVERPAQRGVVGNIYKGIVVRVLPGMQAAFVDIGLDRTAFLYVTDVYDHAREFEEMLGRADEDDDLEPPLPGDEIPPVPLDAPPAFRIEELLHEGQEILVQVAKGPIGTKGARVTSHISLPGRHLVLMPTMTHVGVSRRIEDEAERHRLKALIKDLRPEKVGFIARTASEHASAEDLRPEMDFLVNLWADIQRRSAGLPPRRLVHEDLDVTLRAVRDLFSGEVRRLVVDSDDAHRRIQAFVETFAPHLADRVERYRGDLPVFEAFGIEMEISRALEKKVWLKSGGYIVIETTEALTAIDVNTGRYVGKRRLADTILKTNVEAAREIAYQLRLRNIGGLIIIDFIDMESAAHREEVFRTLKEALERDKCRTNILRMSELGLIQMTRKRHRDSLERVLCAPCFYCEGTGELKSPRTLCYDIFRKIRREAGRRDGARIELRVHPRVGEMLLNEENAHVEALERELGREIAVVPRADLHLEQYEIRYA, encoded by the coding sequence ATGCCCGCCGAACTCGTCGTCAACGCCGCCCCCTACGAGACCCGGGTGGCCCTTGTCGAAAACGGCACCGTGGTGGAGCTCCACGTGGAGCGGCCGGCCCAGCGGGGCGTCGTCGGCAACATCTACAAGGGGATCGTGGTGCGGGTGCTGCCGGGCATGCAGGCCGCCTTCGTGGACATCGGCCTCGACCGGACCGCCTTCCTCTACGTCACCGACGTCTACGACCACGCCCGCGAGTTCGAGGAGATGCTCGGCCGCGCCGACGAGGACGACGACCTGGAGCCCCCCCTCCCCGGCGACGAGATCCCCCCCGTCCCGCTCGACGCGCCCCCCGCCTTCCGCATCGAGGAACTCCTCCACGAGGGGCAGGAGATCCTGGTCCAGGTGGCCAAGGGGCCCATCGGCACCAAGGGGGCCCGGGTCACCTCCCACATCTCCCTCCCGGGCCGGCACCTCGTCCTCATGCCCACCATGACCCACGTCGGGGTCTCGCGCCGCATCGAGGACGAGGCGGAACGGCACCGGCTCAAGGCGCTCATCAAGGACCTCCGGCCCGAGAAGGTGGGCTTCATCGCCCGGACCGCCAGCGAGCACGCCTCGGCCGAGGACCTCCGGCCCGAGATGGACTTCCTGGTGAACCTCTGGGCCGACATCCAGCGCCGGAGCGCGGGGCTCCCGCCCCGGCGCCTGGTCCACGAGGACCTCGACGTGACCCTCCGGGCGGTGCGGGACCTTTTCTCCGGCGAGGTCCGGCGCCTGGTGGTGGACTCGGACGACGCCCACCGGCGGATCCAGGCCTTCGTCGAGACCTTCGCCCCCCACCTCGCCGACCGCGTGGAACGCTACCGCGGCGACCTCCCCGTTTTCGAGGCCTTCGGCATCGAGATGGAGATCTCCCGCGCCCTCGAGAAGAAGGTCTGGCTCAAGTCCGGCGGCTACATCGTGATCGAGACCACCGAGGCCCTCACCGCCATCGACGTGAACACGGGGCGCTACGTGGGGAAACGCCGCCTGGCCGACACCATCCTGAAGACCAACGTGGAGGCCGCCCGGGAGATCGCCTACCAGCTCCGCCTCCGGAACATCGGCGGCCTCATCATCATCGACTTCATAGACATGGAGAGCGCCGCCCACCGGGAGGAGGTCTTCCGGACCCTCAAAGAGGCCCTGGAGCGCGACAAGTGCCGCACCAACATCCTCCGCATGTCGGAACTGGGCCTTATCCAAATGACCCGAAAGCGCCACCGGGACAGCCTGGAGCGGGTCCTCTGCGCCCCGTGCTTCTATTGCGAGGGCACCGGGGAGCTTAAGTCGCCCCGGACCCTGTGCTACGATATCTTCCGGAAGATCCGGCGGGAGGCCGGCCGCCGGGACGGGGCCCGGATCGAGCTCCGCGTCCATCCCCGGGTCGGCGAGATGCTGCTCAACGAGGAGAACGCCCACGTCGAGGCCCTGGAGCGGGAACTCGGCCGCGAGATCGCCGTGGTCCCCCGGGCCGACCTCCACCTGGAACAGTACGAGATCCGCTACGCCTGA
- a CDS encoding SAM-dependent chlorinase/fluorinase, translating into MPPRPLPLVGFLSDFGLADTYVGSVKGVLLGLNPALRVVDLTHAVPPQDVAAGAFALASACGDFPPGTVFLAVVDPGVGTDRAGIVAATDRHFFVGPDNGLLALALRRGGARAIHRLAREDLYRRPVSPTFHGRDVFAPAAAHLTLGTPPEAFGPPHLHPAPPPWPEPEPAPGGLRGRVVHVDRFGNLVTNIDLSEGPLPAAAEVGGRLAPFRRTYADAAPGELLALAGSHGFLEVAAREASAAAATGAARGSEVRARFAPTPA; encoded by the coding sequence GTGCCCCCGCGCCCCCTGCCGCTGGTGGGCTTCCTGAGCGACTTCGGCCTGGCGGACACCTACGTCGGATCGGTCAAGGGGGTCCTCCTCGGCCTGAACCCGGCCCTCCGGGTGGTGGACCTCACCCACGCCGTCCCGCCGCAGGACGTGGCCGCCGGGGCCTTCGCCCTGGCCTCGGCCTGCGGCGACTTTCCCCCGGGCACCGTTTTTCTCGCCGTGGTGGACCCCGGGGTCGGGACCGACCGGGCCGGGATCGTGGCGGCCACCGACCGCCACTTCTTCGTGGGCCCCGACAACGGCCTCCTCGCCCTGGCGCTGCGCCGGGGAGGCGCCCGGGCGATCCACCGCCTGGCCCGGGAGGATCTCTACCGCCGCCCCGTCAGCCCCACCTTCCACGGGCGGGACGTCTTCGCCCCGGCGGCGGCCCACCTCACCCTGGGCACCCCCCCGGAGGCCTTCGGCCCCCCGCATCTCCACCCCGCCCCGCCGCCCTGGCCCGAGCCGGAACCGGCCCCGGGGGGCCTCCGGGGCCGGGTGGTCCACGTGGACCGCTTCGGCAACCTCGTCACCAATATCGATCTCTCGGAAGGCCCCCTCCCGGCGGCGGCCGAGGTCGGCGGCCGCCTCGCCCCCTTCCGCCGCACCTACGCCGACGCCGCCCCCGGGGAGCTGCTCGCCCTTGCCGGCAGCCACGGCTTCCTCGAGGTCGCCGCCCGGGAGGCCAGCGCCGCCGCCGCCACCGGCGCGGCCCGGGGGAGCGAGGTCCGGGCCCGGTTCGCCCCGACGCCGGCCTGA
- the speE gene encoding polyamine aminopropyltransferase, with protein sequence MTRHLWSERVGRGFLHSYDVEILHEERTPYQHLQVFHTPLWGRMLVLDGIVQLTEGDEAVYHEMMVHVPLSGLARPPEKVLVIGGGDGGAMREVLRHDSVRRAVQVELDEAVIRACRKYLPEITCDWNDPRVTLVIGDGARYMAEAAERGETFDVILIDSTDPVGPSMVLFERPFHEALRRCLAEDGAAVRQASLPFSMPDVMPFVMARFREVFPWAAPYRAPVPTYGDEMAFVAGTRDGASLSEPRENRLGRYYNPDCHRAAFALPTWWHDRIADYRDDGRVPVVIA encoded by the coding sequence TTGACTCGCCATCTCTGGTCCGAACGGGTCGGACGCGGTTTTCTCCATAGCTACGACGTCGAGATCCTCCACGAGGAGCGCACGCCCTACCAGCACCTCCAGGTGTTTCATACGCCGCTCTGGGGCCGCATGCTGGTCCTGGACGGTATCGTTCAACTGACCGAGGGCGACGAGGCCGTCTACCACGAGATGATGGTCCACGTGCCCCTTTCGGGTCTCGCCCGGCCGCCCGAGAAGGTCCTGGTCATCGGCGGGGGAGACGGCGGGGCCATGCGCGAGGTCCTGCGCCACGACTCGGTGCGCCGCGCCGTCCAGGTGGAACTGGACGAGGCGGTGATCCGGGCCTGCCGGAAATACCTCCCGGAGATCACGTGCGACTGGAACGATCCCCGGGTGACCCTCGTCATCGGGGACGGGGCCCGCTACATGGCCGAGGCGGCGGAGCGGGGCGAGACCTTCGACGTGATCCTCATCGACTCCACGGACCCGGTGGGGCCCTCGATGGTCCTGTTCGAGCGGCCCTTCCACGAGGCACTCCGCCGGTGCCTGGCCGAGGACGGCGCCGCGGTCCGGCAGGCCTCCCTCCCCTTCAGCATGCCGGACGTCATGCCCTTCGTCATGGCCCGCTTCCGGGAGGTCTTCCCCTGGGCCGCCCCCTACCGGGCCCCGGTGCCGACCTACGGCGACGAGATGGCCTTCGTCGCCGGCACCCGGGACGGCGCCTCCCTGTCCGAACCCCGCGAAAACCGCCTCGGCCGCTACTACAACCCCGATTGTCACCGGGCGGCCTTCGCCTTGCCCACGTGGTGGCACGATCGGATCGCGGACTACCGAGACGACGGGCGGGTGCCCGTGGTCATCGCCTAG
- the speD gene encoding adenosylmethionine decarboxylase, producing MALTTPTTCPTPAATRREPGPAVARTLCMGTHLLVEMWRSPFSILADARMVERALGDTGAGNGGAAAAPDIRVHQFSPYGVSGTASVPGAHVVIHTWPENKYAAVDIFAGDRENAYEVLARLRTGLRPEEVHVFEVRRGELIAMEDT from the coding sequence ATGGCCCTCACCACACCCACCACCTGTCCCACCCCCGCGGCCACCCGCCGGGAACCCGGCCCCGCGGTGGCCCGGACCCTGTGCATGGGAACGCACCTCCTGGTGGAGATGTGGCGTTCCCCCTTCTCCATCCTGGCCGACGCCCGCATGGTGGAACGGGCCCTGGGCGACACCGGGGCCGGCAACGGGGGGGCGGCCGCCGCCCCGGACATCCGGGTGCACCAGTTCAGCCCCTACGGCGTCTCCGGGACGGCCAGCGTCCCCGGGGCCCACGTGGTGATCCACACCTGGCCCGAGAACAAGTACGCCGCCGTGGACATCTTCGCGGGCGACAGAGAGAACGCCTACGAAGTCCTGGCGCGGCTCCGCACCGGGCTCCGGCCCGAAGAGGTGCACGTCTTCGAGGTCCGGCGGGGGGAACTGATCGCCATGGAGGACACTTGA
- a CDS encoding protein-L-isoaspartate(D-aspartate) O-methyltransferase: MCPAPEGPGGDAFRIARERMVAGQIAARGVADPRVLDAMRRVPRHLFVDEAMQGQAYGDHPLPIGYNQTISQPYIVAVMTEALGLRGGEKVLEIGTGSGYQTAVLAELADRVCTVERIPGLLTRARRTLEALGYQNISFKLDDGTWGWKDEAPFDAIIVTAGAPDVPATLLEQLADPGRLVIPVGDEFSQTLVRLEKRGGEIRRETLGGVRFVKLIGDHGWKA; the protein is encoded by the coding sequence ATGTGCCCCGCTCCTGAGGGCCCCGGCGGCGACGCCTTCCGGATCGCCCGGGAACGCATGGTGGCCGGGCAGATCGCCGCCCGGGGGGTCGCCGACCCCCGGGTCCTCGATGCCATGCGCCGGGTGCCTCGGCACCTCTTCGTGGACGAGGCCATGCAGGGTCAGGCCTACGGCGACCACCCGCTGCCCATCGGCTACAATCAGACCATCTCCCAGCCCTACATCGTGGCCGTGATGACCGAGGCCCTCGGGCTTCGGGGCGGCGAGAAGGTCCTGGAGATCGGGACGGGCTCCGGCTACCAGACCGCGGTCCTCGCCGAGCTCGCCGATCGGGTCTGCACGGTGGAGCGGATCCCGGGGCTCCTCACGCGGGCCCGGCGCACCCTGGAGGCCCTCGGCTACCAGAACATCTCCTTCAAGCTGGACGACGGCACCTGGGGCTGGAAGGACGAGGCCCCCTTCGACGCCATCATCGTGACGGCCGGGGCCCCCGACGTTCCGGCCACTTTGCTCGAGCAGCTCGCCGACCCGGGCCGGCTGGTGATCCCGGTGGGCGACGAATTTTCGCAGACCTTGGTCCGGTTGGAGAAGCGGGGCGGCGAGATCCGGCGGGAGACCCTCGGGGGGGTCCGCTTCGTCAAGCTGATCGGGGACCACGGATGGAAGGCCTGA
- a CDS encoding YqaA family protein — MEGLILRRAALFLPGQLRRLYDWVLSWADHPRAGTALALLAFAEASFFPIPPDVLLIALALARREGAFRWAGLATAGSVAGGALGYFIGWQFMAAVGGRILAFYHLTEAYETVRVLFHRYDAWAVAAAGFTPIPYKLFTIAAGAFGISLPTFLAASLLSRGARFFLVAGLVYVFGPPIRAFLERYFNLCTLIFAVLLVGGFLVLKWML; from the coding sequence ATGGAAGGCCTGATCCTCCGCCGCGCCGCGCTCTTCCTCCCGGGGCAGCTCCGGCGGCTCTACGACTGGGTGCTCTCCTGGGCCGACCACCCCCGGGCCGGGACGGCGCTCGCCCTCCTGGCCTTCGCCGAGGCGAGCTTCTTCCCCATTCCCCCCGACGTCCTGCTCATCGCGCTGGCCCTCGCCCGCAGGGAGGGCGCCTTCCGGTGGGCGGGGCTGGCCACCGCGGGGTCCGTGGCCGGCGGCGCCCTGGGCTACTTCATCGGCTGGCAGTTCATGGCCGCCGTGGGGGGGCGGATCCTCGCCTTCTACCACCTCACGGAGGCCTACGAGACGGTCCGGGTGCTCTTCCACCGCTACGACGCCTGGGCCGTGGCGGCGGCGGGGTTCACGCCCATCCCCTACAAGCTCTTCACCATCGCCGCCGGGGCCTTCGGGATCTCGCTCCCCACCTTTCTCGCGGCCTCCCTGCTCTCCAGGGGAGCGCGGTTCTTCCTGGTGGCCGGCCTGGTGTACGTCTTCGGGCCGCCCATCCGGGCCTTCCTGGAAAGGTACTTCAACCTCTGCACCTTGATCTTCGCGGTACTCCTGGTCGGGGGGTTCCTGGTGCTCAAATGGATGCTGTGA
- a CDS encoding TIGR00725 family protein, with the protein MDDVKTRIAVIGAGLCSAETAAMAEAVGALVARRGAILYCGGLGGVMEAAAKGAASAGGVTVGILPGAKASDANPYIQIPVVTGMGHARNVVLVRSCQAVISIGGSHGTLSEIALALKMWKPVVGLHTWENLPDVHYVTSPEAAVAKAFELIP; encoded by the coding sequence ATGGATGACGTGAAGACGCGGATCGCGGTGATCGGCGCGGGGCTCTGCTCCGCGGAGACGGCGGCCATGGCGGAGGCCGTGGGCGCCCTGGTGGCCCGGAGGGGGGCCATCCTCTACTGCGGGGGGCTCGGCGGCGTCATGGAGGCAGCGGCCAAGGGGGCGGCGTCCGCCGGGGGGGTCACCGTGGGGATCCTGCCGGGGGCCAAGGCCAGCGACGCCAATCCCTACATCCAGATCCCGGTGGTGACGGGCATGGGGCACGCCCGAAACGTCGTCCTCGTCCGCTCCTGCCAGGCGGTCATCTCCATCGGCGGTTCCCACGGGACCCTCTCCGAGATCGCCCTCGCCCTGAAGATGTGGAAGCCCGTGGTGGGACTCCACACCTGGGAGAACCTCCCCGACGTCCACTACGTCACCTCCCCGGAGGCGGCGGTGGCCAAGGCCTTCGAGCTGATTCCCTGA
- a CDS encoding amidohydrolase: protein MSRVRADLLVRAELVLPEPAAAPIRDGAVAVRGGTIAAVGPWAEVSARHEGARLLDRKSGGLVFPGLVNAHTHAPMTLFRGLADDLPLKAWLEDHIFPAEARLTRELVALGTELACAEMIRCGTTGFVDMYLFEEEVARVVDRVGMRAWLGEGVFDFPTPAFPSGRAALAETERLAAAWGGHPRITITVDPHTPYTCAPELMEAARDLAGRLDLAMVTHLAETRWEVEEITRRHGKTPAAYLDALGLLGERLLAAHCVALTPEDIRLLAERDVRVAHCPESNLKLASGIAPVPELLAAGVIVTLGTDGAASNNDLDLLSEMDTAAKLPKGLHRDPTLVSATEALAMATTQAARALHRPDLGRLAPGAAADLVVVDLDQAHLRPCYHPASQLVYAARSGDVRDVVVAGRLLMEDRHLVTIDETDILARVDRAARELGLGPA, encoded by the coding sequence GTGAGCCGCGTCCGCGCCGACCTCCTCGTCCGGGCGGAGCTGGTCCTCCCCGAGCCGGCGGCGGCCCCGATCCGCGACGGCGCCGTGGCGGTCCGCGGCGGCACGATCGCCGCCGTGGGTCCCTGGGCCGAAGTCTCGGCCCGCCACGAGGGTGCCCGCCTCCTCGACCGCAAAAGCGGGGGGCTCGTCTTCCCCGGCCTCGTCAATGCCCACACCCACGCCCCCATGACCCTGTTCCGGGGGCTTGCGGACGACCTCCCCCTGAAGGCCTGGCTCGAGGACCACATCTTCCCCGCCGAGGCCCGGCTCACCCGGGAACTCGTGGCCCTCGGCACGGAGCTCGCCTGCGCCGAGATGATCCGGTGCGGCACCACCGGCTTCGTGGACATGTACCTCTTCGAGGAGGAGGTGGCCCGCGTGGTGGACCGCGTGGGGATGCGCGCCTGGCTGGGCGAGGGGGTCTTCGACTTCCCCACCCCGGCCTTTCCCTCCGGCCGGGCGGCGCTGGCCGAGACCGAGCGCCTGGCCGCGGCCTGGGGCGGCCACCCCCGCATCACCATCACCGTGGATCCCCACACCCCCTACACCTGCGCCCCCGAGCTCATGGAGGCCGCCCGGGATCTCGCCGGCCGGCTGGATCTCGCCATGGTGACCCACCTCGCCGAGACCCGCTGGGAGGTGGAGGAGATCACCCGGCGCCACGGGAAGACCCCCGCCGCCTACCTCGACGCCCTGGGCCTCCTGGGGGAACGCCTCCTGGCGGCCCACTGCGTGGCCCTCACCCCGGAGGACATCCGCCTCCTGGCCGAGCGGGACGTCCGCGTGGCCCACTGCCCGGAGAGCAACCTGAAGCTCGCCTCCGGCATCGCCCCGGTCCCGGAGCTCCTGGCGGCGGGAGTGATCGTGACGCTCGGCACCGACGGGGCCGCCAGCAACAACGACCTCGATCTCCTCAGCGAGATGGACACGGCGGCGAAGCTCCCCAAGGGCCTCCACCGGGACCCCACCCTCGTCTCGGCCACCGAGGCCCTGGCCATGGCCACCACCCAGGCGGCCCGGGCCCTCCACCGGCCCGATCTCGGCCGCCTCGCCCCCGGTGCCGCCGCCGACCTGGTGGTGGTGGACCTGGACCAGGCCCATCTCCGCCCCTGCTACCACCCGGCCTCCCAGCTCGTCTACGCGGCCCGGAGCGGCGACGTCCGCGACGTCGTGGTGGCCGGGCGCCTCCTCATGGAAGACCGGCACCTCGTCACCATCGACGAGACGGACATCCTGGCCCGGGTGGACCGGGCCGCCCGGGAACTCGGCCTCGGCCCGGCCTGA
- a CDS encoding purine-nucleoside phosphorylase encodes MDQYSRAVTASVDFFRKALPERPDVCLMLGTGLDGAAASAEVLWEARYDEIPAFPAPTAPEHPGRVRLCRLGGTVAAIFQGRYHYYEGHAAREAALPVRVMGLVGARTFIGCNAAGGLDTAFRPGDLMVLRDHINLIPDNPLRGPNRDDWGPRFPDMSRAYDAALRARTLAAASELGIPAREGVFVAVPGPSLETPAETRFLRLAGADAVAMSLVPEVIVAVHAGMRVLGISVIANVNDPDDFTPIRLEDVVEGARSAQDRLGRLLSAVLPAAAAPGREAAP; translated from the coding sequence ATGGACCAATACTCAAGGGCCGTCACGGCCTCGGTGGACTTTTTCCGGAAGGCCCTCCCGGAACGCCCGGACGTCTGCCTGATGCTCGGCACCGGACTCGACGGGGCCGCCGCCTCGGCGGAGGTCCTCTGGGAGGCCCGCTACGACGAGATCCCCGCCTTCCCGGCCCCCACGGCCCCGGAACACCCGGGCCGGGTCCGGCTCTGCCGCCTGGGGGGCACCGTGGCGGCCATCTTCCAGGGCCGCTACCACTACTACGAGGGCCATGCCGCCCGGGAAGCCGCCCTCCCCGTCCGGGTCATGGGCCTCGTCGGCGCCCGGACCTTCATCGGGTGCAACGCCGCCGGCGGGCTCGACACCGCCTTCCGGCCCGGCGACCTCATGGTCCTCCGGGACCACATCAACCTCATCCCGGACAACCCGCTGCGGGGCCCCAACCGCGACGACTGGGGGCCCCGCTTCCCGGACATGTCCCGGGCCTACGACGCCGCCCTCCGGGCGCGGACCCTGGCCGCCGCCTCGGAGCTGGGCATCCCCGCCCGGGAAGGCGTCTTCGTGGCGGTGCCGGGGCCGAGCCTCGAGACCCCGGCCGAGACCCGCTTCCTGCGTCTTGCCGGGGCCGACGCCGTGGCCATGTCCCTGGTCCCCGAGGTCATCGTGGCGGTCCACGCGGGGATGCGGGTCCTCGGGATCTCCGTCATCGCCAACGTGAACGACCCGGACGACTTTACGCCCATCCGCCTCGAGGACGTGGTGGAAGGCGCCCGGTCGGCCCAGGACCGCCTGGGCCGGCTGCTTTCCGCCGTGCTCCCGGCGGCGGCCGCGCCCGGCCGGGAGGCGGCGCCGTGA
- a CDS encoding Lrp/AsnC family transcriptional regulator, with protein sequence MSLKAYVLINTNIGKTTEVAKALSQMPEVQHLDIIMGPYDLIAEIETDSHETLSQVVLTRMQNIEAIRHTMTCPVVKMEEGA encoded by the coding sequence ATGTCGCTCAAGGCCTACGTCCTCATCAACACCAACATCGGCAAGACCACGGAGGTGGCCAAGGCCCTCTCCCAGATGCCCGAGGTCCAGCACCTCGACATCATCATGGGGCCCTACGATCTCATCGCCGAGATCGAGACCGACAGCCACGAGACCCTTTCCCAGGTGGTGCTGACGCGCATGCAGAACATCGAGGCCATCCGGCACACCATGACGTGCCCGGTGGTCAAGATGGAAGAGGGGGCCTGA